One genomic window of Mauremys mutica isolate MM-2020 ecotype Southern chromosome 5, ASM2049712v1, whole genome shotgun sequence includes the following:
- the DMP1 gene encoding dentin matrix acidic phosphoprotein 1, which yields MKTVLLLISLWALSCAHPVPSHQNAHSGSSEERGDTISEESLNEEADSADDTYSSPKSSAETGGEDSNADEHDDIDEENHDPAVVSSSSSESHPDDVDARSTQDYEEQDSFRIKQVRHKNWADHEDSGDFDDVEEVDENSHGDQSTEKNSQEDANEIPAIDSSDNGDNHVRGSRESKDKDDFEKDGFLHQSNGFDSSKGDEERYSLTDEEDDSGDDIFNENNEEEVKGADPRYTVHPTETDEQNAVVDGDRDGEHRDTAIGKKDSSSSSSSSSSSSESRGFGNGEVASRGRHVHRKGNRGDSDSDSASSSQEETGDFDDEGMQGDDPSIFESEGGNSNMVHGAVHSKESSQETSREHHYSKRKSSSKSLKHSQSHVFQTGDDTSEEDDSAEHNDSKSKEDSKSPEDNSHSEEHVASRSREDVTSQSKENVTSRSREDVSSQSSEESQESQEESEENSKDVDSTSNEHSGSKSKEGQEDRDSPEDDSKTSVSDSESTEDTRDDSKSEEKSTSTEDSLESEEDKDGPSHSKSAESRSASKESSSSEEGNASDSNEEDIGSEELRGQDSKSAETNDSESKEEEDSESRERSASQSSSQEDDSISRSMEIESRKLVLDVYHNKPIGDYDDNDCQDGY from the exons ATGAAGACAGTACTCCTGTTAATCTCTCTCTGGGCTTTATCCTGTGCTCATCCT GTGCCCAGCCATCAAAATGCCCATTCTGGAAGCTCCGAAGAACGGGGG GACACAATAAGCGAAGAAAGTCTGAATGAGGAGGCAGATTCTGCTGACGATACTTACAGCAGTCCTAAAAGTAGTGCAGAAACTGGAGGAGAGGACTCCAATGCTGATGAGCATGATGACATTGATGAAGAAAACCATGACCCAGCTGTGGTTTCTAGCAGCAGCTCTGAAAGTCATCCAGATGATGTCGATGCCAGGAGCACTCAGGACTATGAAGAACAGGATAGTTTCCGAATTAAGCAGGTTCGGCATAAGAATTGGGCTGATCACGAGGATTCTGGTGACTTTGATGATGTGGAAGAAGTAGATGAAAACAGCCATGGTGATCAATCAACAGAGAAAAACTCTCAG GAGGATGCAAACGAGATTCCTGCTATTGACAGCAGTGACAATGGAGATAACCATGTCaggggcagcagagaatcaaaagACAAGGATGACTTTGAAAAGGATGGATTTCTTCATCAATCCAACGGCTTTGACTCTAGCAAGGGGGACGAGGAAAGATATTCTCTGACAGATGAGGAAGATGACAGCGGAGATGATATCTTTAATGAAAATAATGAGGAAGAAGTTAAGGGGGCAGACCCTAGATACACTGTTCATCCCACTGAAACAGATGAGCAGAATGCAGTTGTTGATGGAGATCGAGATGGTGAGCATAGAGATACCGCTATTGGGAAAAAAgatagcagcagtagcagcagcagcagcagtagcagcagcgaGAGCAGAGGCTTTGGTAATGGGGAGGTTGCCAGTCGCGGCAGGCATGTCCACAGGAAAGGAAATCGAGGTGACAGTGACAGTGACAGTGCTAGCAGTAGCCAAGAGGAGACTGGTGATTTTGATGATGAAGGAATGCAAGGCGATGACCCATCCATCTTTGAGAGTGAGGGTGGCAATTCCAACATGGTTCATGGTGCTGTTCATTCCAAAGAGAGCAGCCAAGAAACCAGTAGGGAGCACCACTACAGCAAGCGGAAAAGCAGCAGTAAATCACTGAAACATTCCCAGAGCCACGTGTTCCAAACTGGTGACGATACTTCAGAAGAGGATGATAGTGCAGAGCACAATGACAGCAAATCCAAAGAGGACAGCAAGTCCCCAGAAGACAATAGTCACTCTGAAGAACATGTTGCCAGCCGCTCCAGAGAGGATGTCACCAGCCAGTCAAAGGAAAATGTCACCAGCCGCTCCAGGGAGGATGTCTCCAGTCAATCAAGTGAAGAGAGTCAGGAATCCCAAGAAGAAAGTGAGGAAAACTCCAAAGACGTGGATAGCACATCCAATGAACACAGTGGTAGCAAATCTAAAGAAGGGCAGGAAGACAGAGACTCCCCTGAGGATGACAGCAAGACATCAGTAAGTGACAGTGAATCCACAGAAGACACAAGGGACGACAGTAAATCAGAGGAGAAGAGTACATCCACAGAGGACAGCTTGGAATCAGAAGAAGATAAGGACGGACCATCTCACAGTAAATCGGCTGAGAGCAGAAGTGCTTCAAAAGAGAGCAGTAGCAGTGAAGAGGGCAATGCCAGTGATTCGAATGAAGAGGACATCGGTTCTGAAGAACTGCGAGGCCAAGACAGCAAGTCTGCAGAAACTAATGATAGTGAATCTAAAGAAGAGGAAGATAGTGAATCCAGAGAGCGCAGTGCAAGCCAATCATCCAGCCAGGAAGATGACAGTATATCAAGGAGCATGGAAATTGAAAGCAGAAAGCTAGTGCTTGATGTTTATCACAACAAACCCATTGGTGATTACGATGACAATGACTGCCAGGATGGGtattaa